tcacactggggagaaaccctataaatgcctggaatgtggacagagctttactcatagttcaagtctacattcacatcaaaggactcacactggggagaaaccctataaatgcctggagtgtggacacagcTTTGCTCATAGGTCAAGTctatgttcacatcaaaggactcacactggggagaaaccctataaatgcctggagtgtggacagacctttACTCGGAGGGAAcatttacgttcacatcaaaggactcacactggggagaaaccttataaatgcctggagtgtggacagagcttcactgagagggGAAATCTACATatacatgaaaggactcacactggggagaaaccctataaatgcctggagtgtggacacagcTTTATTCAGAGTTCAAGTCTGCGtaaccatcaaaggactcacactggggagaaacctcatatatgcctggagtgtggaataagcttcactcagagtggaaatctacgtatacatgaaaggactcacactggggagaaaccctataaatgcctggagtgtggacagagcttcactaagAGGGGaaatctacgtaaacatcaaaggactcacactagggagaaaccctatatatgcctggaatgtggacagagcttcactgagagggGAAGTCTACGTatacatgaaaggactcacactggggagaaaccctataaatgcctggagtgtggacacagcttcattcagagttcaagtctacgtaaccatcaaaggactcacactggggagaaaccctataaatgcctggagtgtgggcagagcttcactcagaggggAAGTCTATgtatacatcaaaggactcacactggggagaaaccctatacatgcctggagtgtggacagagctttactgaGAAGGGAAGTCTACGTatacatgaaaggactcacactggggagaaaccctataaatgcctggagtgtggacagagcttctctgAGAGGGGAGGTCTCCGtatacatcaaaggacccacactggggagaaaccttataaatgcctagagtgtggacagagctttactcagggAGGACATTTACGattacatcaaaggacccacactggggagaaaccctataaatgcctggagtgtgaacagagcttcactgagagggGAAGTCTCCGtatacatcaaaggacccacactggggagaaaccttataaatgcctggagtgtggacagagcttcgctcaaaGTGGAAACCtaagttcacatcaaaggacccacactggggagaaaccctataaatgcctggagtgtggacagaacttCACTCAAAGTGGAAACCtaagttcacatcaaaggacccacactggggaggaaccctataaatgccaggaTTGTGAACTGAGCTTCGCTAAGAGGGAAAATCTACATAAGCATCAAAGGACTCACTAAAGAGAAATTTTATAATTGCATGgactgtggaaagagcttcacataTAGTCACAATCTACATAAACATAATAGaattcacactggagagaaagatGGTAATGGACACTACAGTCTttctaacatgtacaaaagcaactcttgcaaatgttggaaatgcaagccCATAGTTGGAACATTTTATCATTGTGGTGTATTGTAAAGAGATTGAGCTACAATACATTTCATCCTGGAAGTAATTTGTGAGGGCAGttgaaaaaatattatattaattttacaaCAGAGGTCAGAAttggaattaaaaatataaagattCAATCTACCTTGGAGCAGAAACGTTGGTTCAAAGCTGTTTCCCCTTGTAAATTTCCACAGAACATGTCTATCGATTTCTCTCCTTGGCataatagcatatttaaactgcttgtTTATTCTGCGAGTATTTACAAAGTACTTAGGTCAGATTGGCAGGGCATGGTAAACTTGAACAATGGATTTATTGATTGGGAGGTGTCAATACAACTCAGAGCTTCTAAACTCATACAGTAGAAGAGCACCATCTCACGGCCACTTCGTGCAAATAGCAGGCACTTTCTGTTTTTATTAAAACTGTCATTTTTTAGTTATATTCACTTCAGAAAGCACGTTACGATTAAATTTAGAAAGGCTATCAAGAGAAGGCGCTAAGGAAAATCAGCCTAATATTTGCTGATTGACTATGGCTTCGATAATAATGTCTATGTACTCAAAGTATTCAATAAGAGATAGCTTAAAAGGGAAAACCATGGATAATGAGATCAGCAGTTC
This window of the Anolis carolinensis isolate JA03-04 unplaced genomic scaffold, rAnoCar3.1.pri scaffold_17, whole genome shotgun sequence genome carries:
- the LOC107983719 gene encoding zinc finger protein 420 isoform X1, whose protein sequence is MVEYTLHQNRENKSQVSIVQSYVDNAIDMEEKAYKCIECGKSFSQHGPLKRHQRVHTSEKPYKCLECGQSFTRREYLCSHQRTHTGEKPYKCLECGQSFTHSSSLHSHQRTHTGEKPYKCLECGHSFAHRSSLCSHQRTHTGEKPYKCLECGQTFTRREHLRSHQRTHTGEKPYKCLECGQSFTERGNLHIHERTHTGEKPYKCLECGHSFIQSSSLRNHQRTHTGEKPHICLECGISFTQSGNLRIHERTHTGEKPYKCLECGQSFTKRGNLRKHQRTHTREKPYICLECGQSFTERGSLRIHERTHTGEKPYKCLECGHSFIQSSSLRNHQRTHTGEKPYKCLECGQSFTQRGSLCIHQRTHTGEKPYTCLECGQSFTEKGSLRIHERTHTGEKPYKCLECGQSFSERGGLRIHQRTHTGEKPYKCLECGQSFTQGGHLRLHQRTHTGEKPYKCLECEQSFTERGSLRIHQRTHTGEKPYKCLECGQSFAQSGNLSSHQRTHTGEKPYKCLECGQNFTQSGNLSSHQRTHTGEEPYKCQDCELSFAKRENLHKHQRTH